GGCGACCCTCGACAGCCTCAAGGCCGAGGTCGCGGCGGCCGAAGCCGCCGTCCAGCGCGCCCGGCACAACCTGCAGGACCGGACGATCTCCGCCCCATTCTCGGGCGTCCTCGGCATGCGCGCGGTCGACCTCGGCGCGCGCGTCGAGACGTCGATGGTCCTGACCACGCTCGACGACCTCTCGGAGGTGGAGATCGAGTTCCGCCTGCCGGAGACGGTCTACGGCCAGATCCACATCGGCCAGCGCATCCACGCCGAGAGCGCCGCCTTTCCGGGCCGCACCTTCAGCGGTTCCGTCGCCGCGATCGACAGCCGCATCGATTCGGTGAGCCGCTCCTTCCGCGTCCACGCCCGCCTTCCCAACGAGGACCGGGTGCTTCCGGTCGGCATGTTCATGCGCCTCGACCTCGCGCTCGACGACCGCCATGCCGTCGTGGTTCCCGAGGAGGCCGTGATGGTCGAGGGCGGCAAGACCGAGATCTTCGTGGTCGTCGACGGCGTGGCCGAGCTGCGCTCGATCGAGACGGGCCTGCGGCGAGCCGGCATCGTCGAGGTGCTCGACGGCGTGGCGGACGGCGACACCGTCGTCAGCCGCGGCATCCAGTCCGTGCGCGACGGCGGCGCGGTGAGGATCATCAGCCGCATTCCCCTCCCCGGCCATTCCACCGAGATCGAGGTGCCGGGGACGGCCGACGCGCCCGCATCGCCCGCCGCCGCGGCCAACCCTGAACCGGCCGGCACGGGGAGCCGCACCTAGTGCTGTCCGACCTCGCCATCCGCCGCCCGGTGCTCGCGGCGGTCGTCAGCCTCCTCATCATGGTCTTCGGCATCGGTGCCCTGACGGGACTGCCGATCCGCGAGCTGCCGGACATCGACACGGCCGTCGTCACCGTGCGCACCGAGTACACCGGTGCCTCGCCGGAGATCATCGACACCGACATCACCGAGATTCTGGAAGCCTCGATCTCCGGGATCTCCGGCATCAAGACGCTCTCGTCGCAGTCCCGCCGCGGCCGGTCGTCCATCACCATCGAGTTCGAGGTCGGCCGCAACATCGACGAGGCCGCCAACGACGTGCGTGACGCCGTCGCCCGCGTGCGCGGCGACCTGCCCGACGACGTGGAGGAGCCGCAGGTCGTCAAGTCCGACGCGGACGGCGACCCGGTCATGCGCCTCGCCGTCACCTCGACGCGCATGACGCCGGCCGAGATCACCGACTATCTCGACCGCTACGTCGTCGACCGCCTCGCCACCGTGAACGGCGTCGCGTCCATCGACCTTTACGGCGACCGGCCCTTCGCCGTTCGCATCTGGCTCGACCGGCGCGCGATGGCCGCACGCAACCTCACCGTCGCGGACATCACCACTGCGCTGCAGCGCGCCAACGTCGAGCTTCCCGCCGGCGAGATCGAATCGACCGCGCGCCAGCTCCAGGTCCGCCTCAACAGCCGGCTGCCGACCGTCGAGGCGTTCGCCAACGTCACCGTCGACCGGGTCGAGGGCTACCCGATCCGCCTGTCCGACGTCGCCCGCGTCATCCCCGGCGTCTCCGACGACACCACCATCGTGCGCTCGGACGGCAAGCCCGCCGTCGGGATGTCCGTCATCCGCCAGAGCCAGTCCAACACCATCGCCATCAGCCAGGGCATCCGCTCCGAGATCGAGGCGATGAAGCCGTCGCTGCCACGCGGCATGGAGATCACCGTCGGTTCGGACGACGCGATCTTCGTCGGCGCCTCCATCAAGGAGGTGGTCACCGCGCTCGGCATGTCGCTCCTCCTCGTGGTGGCGGTGATCCTGGCGTTCCTGCGCTCCTGGCGCGCGACGCTCATTCCGGCCATCACCATCCCCATCGCCCTCATCGGCACCTTCATGCTGATCGGTGCGATGGGCTTCTCGATCAACGTCCTGACGCTCCTCGCCCTGCTCCTCGCCATCGGCCTCGTGGTCGACGACGCGATCGTGGTGCTGGAGAACATCCAGCGACGGATCGACAACGGCGAGTCCGTGCTCGTCGCGTCCGTGCTCGGATCGCGGCAGGTGACCTTCGCGGTCATCGCCACGTCGCTGACGCTGATCGCGGTGTTCGTGCCCATCTCCTTCCTCGGCGGTCAGGTCGGGCGTCTTTTCACGGAGTTCGGCTTCGTGATGGCGAGCGCGGTGCTGATCTCCACGTTCGTTGCGCTGACGGCCTGCCCCGCCCTCGCCTCCAAGGTGTTGCGCAAGGACATGGGCGTCTCGGAAGGCTCCGAGGGACGGGTGCTGCGCGGCTTCCGCAGGATCGTCAGCACTGCTCTCTCGTTGCCGCTGATCGTGATCGCCGCCGCCATCGGCATCGCCGTCGTGGGCGGCGTCGTCTACCAGACCATCCCGTCGGAGCTGACCCCGCGGGAGGACCGCGGCGTCGCCTTCGTGCCGCTGACCGCCCCCGTCGGCGCGACGGTCAACTTCACCGACGAGGCTGCGCAGCAGGTGGAGGCGATCGCCGAGCCGCTGCTCCAGTCCGGCGACGTCGCGACGATCTTCACGCTGTCCGGCTCCTGGGGACGCGCCAACCGCTCGTTCGTCGTCCTGCGCCTCTCCGACTGGGAGAACCGCGACCGCTCCGCCCAGGAGATCGCCGCCGCGCTCCGCCCCGGCATGAGCGGGGTCACCGCCGCCCGCGGCTTCCCGATCACCCCGTCCGGACTCGGCCTCCGGGGCAACCGCACGCCGCTGCAGGTCGTCGTCTCCGGGCCGGACTTCCCGAGCGTGCAGCGCTGGGCGGCGACGCTTCTGGAAGAGGCACAGGCGAACCCGAACCTGCAGAACATGGAGATGGACTACGAGGAGAATCAGCCGCAGCTCGACATCACTGTCGACCGCCAGCGCGCCGACGACCTCGGCGTCTCCATCGAGACCATCGCCTCCTCGCTGCAGACCCTCCTCGCCTCGCGCGAGGTGACGAACTTCGTCTACCGCGGCCGCGAATACCCGGTTCTCCTCCAGGCCGAGCGGAACGACCGCTCCTCGCCCTCGGACATCGACTTCATCTTCGTGCGCGCCGGGGACGGGACGAGCCTCGTCCCGCTCTCCACCCTCGTCAGCATCAAGGAGAGCTCGGCGGCGTCCGAGCTTCGCCGCTTCGACCGCCTCCCGTCGATCACCATCGAGGGCGCGGTCGCCGACAACTACACGCTCGGCGAGGCGATCGCGTTCATGAAGGACGCGGCCGCGCGGACGCTTCCGCCCGAGGCCCGGATCAGCCTCAGCGGCCAGTCGCAGCAGTTCGAGGAGACCTCGAGCGGCGCCGCCTTCACCTTCGGCCTCGCCCTCCTCATCGTCTTCCTGGTGCTCGCCGCGCAGTTCGAGAGCTTCGTCCACCCGCTGACGATCATGCTGACGGTGCCGCTCGGCGTCGCGGGCGCGGTGTTCTCGATGGCGCTCGCGGGACTGACGTTCAACATCTACAGCCAGATCGGCATCATCCTGCTGATCGGCCTGATGGCGAAGAACGGCATCCTCATCGTCGAGTTCGCCAACCAGCTCCGCGACGAGGGCATGTCGGTGCGCGAGGCTGTGCTGGAGGCGACGGTGCTGCGCCTGCGCCCGATCGTGATGACGATCGTCTCCACCGTCCTGGGCGCCGTGCCGCTGGTGCTCGCCACCGGCGCGGGCGCGGAGAGCCGTATCGCCATCGGCACGGTGATCGTCGGCGGACTGGTCGTCTCGGGCGTCCTCACGCTGGTCGTGACGCCCGTGCTGTACGACCTCCTCGCGCGCCTGACGCAGCCGCGGTCGGCCATCGAACGGGCGCTCAACGCGGAACTCTCGTCCCTCTCCAAGCCGCGCGATCACACCGCCCCGGCTGAATAATACCCAAATTCCGGTACAATCCTTCCCCGCGCTCGGCTCTGCGGCCGGATGCGGGGTGGCCCGGCCGGGCGTGCTCGCCAGCACAGCGGAGCGCGGACCGGTTCATACGTTCGGTTTCGGGGCCATCGTCGTATTGCCCAATCCAAGGAGTCCTTTTGTGCGGATGACATTCAGCAGGCGCACGATCCTCGCCTTCCTCGCGGCCATCGGCTCCGGCGTCGCCTTTCCGCGCTTCGGCCAGGCGGCGGAGAGGGCCGGCGCCGTCAACGATCTCACCGGCAAGGCGACCGCCACTGCCGAAGGCGCTGAGGCGCGCAGCCTGAAGATCGACGATCCGATCCACCTTTCCGAGACCGTGCGCACGGGTGTCGAGGCCCGTGCCGTCCTCGGCCTCGGCCAGCGCACCGTCCTCAACCTCGGCTCCGACACTGAGGTGCGCATCGACCGCTACGTGGTCGACGCTGGCGGCGAGCTGACCCTCGGCGGCGGCGCGATCCTCTTCAGCCGCGATGGGCCGCCCGCCGACGACACGCTGTCGATCAGCTCCGAGTACGGGCTCATCGTGGTGCGCGGAACGACGTTCTTCGCCGGTCCGAGCCGGGATGTCTTCGGCGTGTTCGTCGAGACGGGCCGCGTCAGCGTCACGGGTGGCGGCAAGACCGTCTCCGTCGGCCCCGGCGAAGGAACCAACATCGCCGAGCCCGGGGCGGAACCGACCGACCCGGTCGAGTGGGGTCAGGGCCGTATCGACGAGGCGCTCGCGAGCGTCCGCTGACGCCGGCGGCCGGGCCGGGCGCCGCCGCGCGGCGATGCGCCGTGGAGCCCGGTCCCGGCTCACGAGGCTCCATGCTCAGGAGGCGATGCGGGGCTCCTCGCCCGCCAGCAGGGCGCGGTAGGCCTGCGGCGTCAGCTTGTCGATGACGAGAGGGGTGGCCGACAGGGCCGCCACCGCCCGCCGGACCTCGGCCTTCTCGTCCTCGCCCGTTTCCTCCGGCCAGACGGTGTGCAGCGCCAGCGGTTCGGGGAAGCCGCGCACGATGAACCGGCCGAGCGGCTTCAGGTCCAGCGCCAGACGCTCCGCCGTTCCCGGCCCGATCACGATCTGCGTTCCCAGGAACTTGTTGGCCTGCTCGAACCGCGATGCCGCGTTCACCGCCGCGCCGTGGGCGGTGTAGTCGAGCTTTCGTGCGCCGCCCACGTCGCCGACGATCGCCCGCCCGGTGTCGAGCCCGATGCGGGTGCGCCCGAGGCCGAGGAGCCGCGCCTCCGGCGTGGCCTCGAACCGTGCGCTCGCCTCGGCCAGCGCCAGCGCGCAATCGAGCGCCCACTGCGGGTGATTCGGCAGGTCCACGGGCACGTTGAACAGGACGTTCATGCTGTCGCCGATGAGCTTGGCGACCATCCCCTCGTGCGCGACCGCAACGCTGGTGATGACGTCGTAGTAGGCGTCGAGAAGGCCGATCAGCGCCTCCGGCTCGGCGGCCGAGGTCATCGCCGAGAAGCCCTCGATGTCGGTGAAGAGCGCCGTCACCTCGCGTGCCTCGCCCTTGAGGCGGATGGTGTCCGGGCTCGCCGCGATGCGCCGCACCACCGCCGGCGAGAGGTGCTGCTCGAACGCGGCCTGCACCCGGCGCGCCTGGCGCCGCGCCTGCGCTGCCACCAGGAGCGAGCCGAGCGCGAAGGTGATCGTCGCGCTCGCGGCCGGAAGGATCGGGTCGACGAGGACCATCGAGACCGTCGCCACGGAGGCGCCCGCGATCCACGCGAGCGCCAGCGCCCCGATGACGATCGCCCCGGTGAGCGGTGCGAGGAACCGGGCCGCGAGAAGCGCCAGGACGGACGCGACGGCGACCGCCACCCGCTCCCACGTCAGCGCGTCGTCGGCGCGGATCGGGAAGGCTCCGGCGGACATCTGCGCGTAGCCGTCGGCCTGGAGGTCGATGCTGGGAACGAGCGATCCGTCCGCGCCGGTGCGCAGGCCGCCGAGCTCCGGCGCCGAGCTTCCCAGGATCACCGCCCTGCCGGCGAGGCGCGCGATCTCGGCCGCGTTCCCGGCGATGACGTCCGCAGCGCTCACGTGACGGGCGGCGCGATCGGCCCGCGAGACCGGGATGAGGCGCATCAGCCCGCCCGTTCCCAGCGGGACCCGACGCTCGCCGACCTGCATGACGTCGGCGTCCGGGTCGATCAGGATCGGCGGGGCGCCCTGTGCGTTCCGCTGCAGCTCGACGGCGAGGCCCGGTAGCGCCTGCCGCCCGGCGACGACGAGGAGTGGTACATTGCGGATCGTCCCGTCGAGGCTGCCGGGCAGCGCCAGCGCCCCGAAGCCCGCCGCGCCGTCCCTCAGCGCCGCGATGGGGCCGGCGATTCCCTCGCTGCGCCACAGCCCGTCCGCCACGAACGTGCCGCGCACGATGATCGGCGGCGAGCGCACCGGCGTCCCCTCCTGCGGCGCGAGGCCGACACCCAGCACGGTCGGAATTCTCGCCATGGCCTTTGCGAGGCTGGTGTCCCCGTCGGCCAGTGTCGCCGGATCGACGTCGAGCGGAACGCCGAATTCGGTGAGACGGCGCGCGAGTCCTGCGGGGGAGCGGTCGTCCGGCTCGTCGAGGAGGATGTCGATGGCGAGCGCCTTGCCGCCCGCGTCGGCGATGGCGCCCACCAGCGTCGCAAGGTCGGCGCGCGGCCACGGCCACGCCCCGACCTCCGAGAGGGAGCGGCGGTCGATGTCGACCACCACCGGCTCGTCGATGGTCGTGACGCCGGCGAGCGCGGTGAGCTGGTCGAAGGTGCGCTCACGCAGGGTGTTGCCGCCGGTCGTCCCGGAATAGGCCGCGAGGACCAGCGTCACGAGCGCCGCGATGGCGACGAGGCCGAGGTCCGTCGTGCCCCGGGCGCGGGCGCGCTCGATGGCCCGCCAGGCATTCACTCGTCGGCCAGTCGCGCCACCGCGGGTTCGTCGATCACGACGAGCGTCGCGCCTTCCGCGCGGAGGATGCCGGAGCGGGACAATTTGGCGATCTGGCGGCTGGCGTTCTCGCGCGAGAGGCCGAGATAGGCGCCGAGGTCGGTCTGGTTGGCGGCGAGGTCGATCACCACACCGTTCGCCGTGCGCCGCCCGTACGCCTGGCAGAGGCGCAGGAGGCCGCCGGCGAACCGCGCGTCGAGTTTACGCATGTTGGTCTCGACGATGTCGGAGGTCGCGCGCAGCTTCTCGCACAGAATGCCGACGACCTCGACCAGCGCGTCGGGCGATTCGCGCAGCGCCGGCATCAGGTCCCTCCGGTCGATGCGGAAGATCTCCCCAGCCTCGATCATGGAGGCCGACGCCGTCCGGGGGCCGCCGTCCAGGACGGCGATCTCGCCGACGAGGTCGCCGCCACGCAGGAAGTTCAGCACCACCTCGCGGCCCTCGCCGGTGGTATTGTGCACCTTTACCGTGCCGCTGATGACGACGTGGAGCGCGTCGCCCGGATCGTCCCGCTGGAAAAGACGCTCACCCTTGGCGTAGCGGATCGCTCGACCGTGCATCACCACCCGGTCGATCGCGACCTCCTCCATCGCCCCGATGAACGTATTCGCCACCAGGAAGGCCCGCACTGGACTGGAGCGAACTACAGTCGCCATGTGAAACTTCTCCGCAAAAGCGTCACCTAAATAGGCTAAGATCGTCATATTAGCCATGTCCATACTTATGGGAACCACACCCGGAGGGGTCATCGGGCGCTGAAATTGCGGCGCGGTGGGCTTGCTCGCGGACCCCGTGTCGCCCAAACACGGTGGCGCGCCCTGCCGCCGGCACGGTCGTCGCCCCGCAGTCATGACGTCGAGGAGACCCTTGCAGAACCTTGCCGGCCGTCCGGGTCCATCGCGCCCAGCTCCCCCGCGCGCCGCTTCGCCGGAGAGGCGTGGCCCCGCGCATGCTTGAGAGCGTCCTGCCGTCCGGTGCGCCTGATACCGTGCTGATCGCGGTGCCGTCCTGGTACGCGCACGCGCCGGCCGTCGCCCGCCTGACCCGCCTCCTCGGCGCGGCCGCCACCGTCGACGTGGTGGAGCCGTCGCAGCTCGACGCGTGCCTCTGGTCCGCCCCCGGGGCGCATGCGCTGGTCCTGCACCCCTCCGCCGAGGACTTCGCGACACGCGCGGTCGCGGACGGCGCAGCGCCGAGCGACGCCATCGCCGCATGGACGCGGCATTCGGCGGCGCTGGTCCTGCAGTGCCGCCGCCTCGCGCCCCGCATCACGCTCGTCGATCCGCACGGGGCGAGCGACGACGACGCCCTCGCCGAATCGCTCGGCGCCCGGCTGGGGTTGCGGCTCGCCGGCGACGGCGACGGTCCCGCCCGCTCGCGCGAGGACACGGGCGAGGCGAGCGTGGCGCGCTATCTCTGCCGCCTCGTCGCGCTGGAGTCGCCGGCGGTCGCCACGCTCGCCGCACAGCTCCGCCCGCACGCCCTGGCGCTGTGGAGCGCGCCGATCCGCACCTCGCCCGACGAGGCGGTCGCCGCGTTCCGGTCGCTTCAGGCCGGCTCCGCGCCGGGCCCCGCCGCATCGACGTCCGGCGAGGCCACCCTGCGCCACCGTCTCGCCGAGGCCGAGGCGCAGAACGCCCTGCTCCTCGAGCAAATCGCCTTGCTGCAGGAGGCGGTCGGCGCCAGCATCTTCGACACCGCCACGCTTCAGCACCAGACGATCTACGCCGACGACGGCCTCACGCATCCGGCTTTCTACCCGCCCGAGCGGCGCCCGTCGGACGGGCTGTCGCTGCGCTGGATCGGCAACGCGGACGACGCGGTGCTCCCGACCGAGATCAGCCGCACGCGCCCGATTCGCGTGGACGTGCAGCTCGCCGTCGTCATCAACGCCGCCGCCCTCGACGGCTTCTCCGTCACCTGCGACGGGCTGCCGGCCGTGAAGGTCGAGCGGACGCGGATGGACGACGGGAGCATCCTGCACAGCTCGACCTTCGACGCGCCCGCCAGCCCCGATCCCCTGGCCCTGGTGCGCATCGGGCTGCACATCGCCTCCAAGGTGGACCTCACCGCCCGGGGCGATCCGCGCTTCGTGGCCGTCGCCATCCACAAGATCGACGTCTGGCAGCTGGAGGCGGAGGCCGGCGTGGTCGAGATCGCCGCCGACACGCTGGACGCTCCGGCGTTCTATGGCGTCGAGGCGCTCCCCGACGGGAGGCGCTTCCGCTGGATGGGGCGCGAGACGGCTGCCGTCGTCCCCGTCGGCGGCGCGACCGCGGGGGCGATGCGGGTCGAGGTCCACATGCCGCTGGTGATCCACCGCCGGTGTCTCGACGGTCTCGAACTGAGCCTCGACGGGGTGGCGCCGGAGGTCACCCGGATCGAGCCCGCCGGCGACGGGGGCGCGATCAAGTCCGCGGTGTTCCCGGACGGCGGCGTCCCGGGCGAACTGGCGCTGAGCCTCGGTGCCACGGTCGAAGCCGAGGGGCGGCCCCTCGGCGTCGCGATCGAGCGGATCGTGATACGCCCGGCCTAGAGCTGCCGCACCACCAGTTTGTGGAGACCGACCGAGAGCGTGCGGCCGTCCCCCTTGTCCGTCAGGTCGACGGCGTGCGTCGCCTTCAGCACCACCTGGACGGGCTCGGAGAGGGCGCGGGTGGGGTCGATCGGGGCGAACACGGCGCTCTTCACGATGCAGCCGCCCTCGCCGGATGTCTCGACCGACTGCGGCTCCTCCTGGTCGAACTCGATCTCGAGCCCCGAGAGGGCCTCGTCGTCGATCACCACGGCGAGGTGAGCCTCGACGCGGACCGGGCGGTCGAGCGGGATCGTCACCGTGAAGGCCTGCTCGTCGCGCACGCCCATCCAGGCGAAGGGGAGCCTGTCCGGGCGGTGCTCCAGCGGGTAGAATGCGGCCTCGTCGAAGCCCTCGTCGACGAGGATCACCACCGACAGGGGAGCGCCTGGGGCGCCGACCGTGCGCGTCGCGGGGCGCGGCACGACGGGCTTCGGCGCCACGCCCATCGGGGCGCGCGGCGCGACGGCGACCGCTTCGGGCACCGCCGGCACGGGCTCGTCGTCATCGGCGTCGGGCGGGGGAGCGACCTTTTCAGCCGGCGGCTCGGGCGGGACCGGCACAACGGAGAGGCCGACAAGTCCGCAGCCGAGTGTGCGCGTGTCACCGTGCGGCGTGCAGTCGAGCACGTGCCGCTGGCGCAGGACGACGTCGAGCGTCTCGCTGTCGGGCGGCAGGCCGGTGAACTCGGCGGACTTCACGATCTGACCGTTCGGCTGCATCCTGGTCTCGTACCGGGTCGCGATCTGGCCGCCGAGGCCGATCTCCAACCCGTCCAGCGCGTCGCCGTCGATCACCAGCTCGATCGTCACGGCGACCTTCACCGCATTGCCGGGTGTGATGGTGACCGGGATGACCGCCTCGCTCTCACGGCCCATCCAGCGGAAGGCGCGGCCCTTCGCGCTCGTTTCGAGAGCGTAGAAGGCCGGATGGACGAAGGTCGGCCCGAAGCCGACCGTCGCGCCCAGCAGCGTCGCCGGCTTTGCAGCGAGCGCGGCGCGAAGTCTGGCGACCTCCGCCCGCAGCCGGTTGCGCTCGCCGGATATCTCCGCGAGCGACGCGGCGGCCAGCTCCTGGGCCGCCTGATCGCGGTTCTTCAGGATGCCGGAATAGTACAGGAAGGCGGTGTCGGCGTGGGTGCCGTCCGGCGCGGTGAGCAGCGCGGCGGCGTTGAGGTCGCGGATCAGCTTGCGTGCCTTGGGCGTCTCGGCCGTCGCGGTCCGCGCCAGCGCCCGCAGCACGGGGTCGCCCTTGGCGGCGCGGCGGCCCCGCCGGCGCGGGCGGTCGGTCTCCGCGAGGACGTGCTCGACCACCGCCGGCGCGCTGAACTCGAGGTCCGCAAAGTCGACGAGGAGCGCGGACGGAGCGCGCGCCGCGTGGGCATCGAGGATCGCCGTTGCCGACTTGAACCATGCGTTGACGGGGCTCGAGGGCTGGACCCCCCGCGTCATCGCCTCGACGAGCACGGCCTCGAGACTGCGGAACACGAACACGGCACGCGCCCCCGGCGGCGCGCCCGCGACATGGTCGAGGTTCGACACGGTCGTCTCGCAGCCCTGCTGGCGCAGAAGCTCGAGGAGGTCTTTGATCGAGCGGGAGCCGTCGAGGTCCGGCGGGGGGACGACGACCACATGTCGTTGGGCCATCCTGCGCTGATAGGGCCTGACGGCGGGTCCGTCCACAGCGGCGTTGGCCTCGCGTGCGGGACATGAACAGGCGCGACACTCCGGCAGCGCCGGGAGAGCGCCGCGCCTTGCATCTTCCCGCCCGAACGCCGAAAGGTTGAGCACGCGAGCGGGCGTAGAGGAGCGCGAGTTGGACGGCGATCGAGTGGCAGAGGACAGACCTGCGGCCGGCAAGGCCCATCCCGTCGTCGTCACGTCGCTCAACCCGTTCGCCAAGCTGGAGCGGCAGCTGAAGTGCTGGACCCGCTGGAGCGACCTCGGCTTCGCCGTGCGCACCGCCAACGTCGCCGCCGAGGCCGAGCGGCTTCGGGCGGCCGGCGTCCCGGACGAGGCGATCATCGAGATCCCGGACGAGGCGAGCGGGCGCGCCCTCTTCGGCAAGCCGACGCCGCTCGTCCTCCCGCTCCTCACCCGCTTCGCCGAGGCGATGCCGGGACGCGACCTCCTGCTGACCAACTCCGACATCTTCGCCGCGGCCCGCAGCGCCGAGGTGACGACGATCTACCGCGCTCAGGCTCCCGCCGTCGCGCTGGTGCGCGAGGAGACGCCGACGCACGAGGCCTCGTCCTTTGCCCGCCGGGCGCCCTACCGCGGCGGCCTCGACACCTTCCTGATCGCCGCCGACACGTTCGGTGGCGTGGTCGGATCGCTCTCCGCCCTCCCCGCGTCGGAGCGGATGTGCTTCGGCATCCCGGGGTGGGACTACCTGATGGGCGCGGCCGTGCTGTCGCTGGGCGGTGTCATCATGGATTCCGGCCTCCTGCTTCACGAGAGCCACGAGACGACGTACGCGAACGTCGACGAGTTCCTCGCCTACGTTCCGGCGATGCAGGCGTTGGGGATGGCGACCGGGCCGAGCGCCGCCCAGGCGGCCTTCCAGTTCTTTCAGCGGATCGACCATGAGTGCCGGCTGACCGCCGCCGCTTCCCGTCTCGCGCGGCTGAAGTACTACCGCCAGCCGCTCGCCGCCACGACGCCCGAGGCCCGCGCCGCGACGGCCCGCTTCCTCGCCGCCTGTCCGTTCGCGGCGGCGACGACGAGCTTCGCCGTCCTCGCCGCGCTCGCCGACGACCTCCGCTCTGCCGGGACGCCGGACATGGAGCGCGCGCTCAACGTCTTCGCGACCGGCGCGGGCGTTCATGCCGATTTCCGTGAGGCGCTCCTTGCGACGCTCTTCGCCCGCCTCTGCCGCGACGGCGTCGGGGCCGGGCCACGGCCGCCGCGTGCGTCCGACACGCGCCATGTCCGCGCCGTCGCGGCCCTCCGCCAGGCCGGGTACAAGGACGATGCGCTGGAGCGGCGGGCGGCGGCGCGGGTCTACGCGGTGGAACTCATCGAGCACGGCATCGCCAATGCCGCGCTTCACGACTACCTGGTGCTGGCCGCCGACAACGACGTGGAGCGCGCCCTCCTCGCCATGATCCAGTCCGATGCCGAGGGCCTTCCCGATGCTGCCTGAGCCCCTCTCCGCCACTGCCGTGCTGCCGTTCGAGAAGGGGTTCCGCCTCGAGAAGGCGGACCCGGACCTTCCGGGCGTTTCCATCGTCATCCCGGTCTGGAACGCGGGGCCTTTCCTGGAGCGAACGATCCGCAGCCTCCTGATGAACGACCTCGCCGGCTGCGAGCTGATCCTGATGGACGGCGGCAGCACCGACATGACGATGCAGGTCGTCGAGCACTACCGCGAGCATTTCACGGTGGTGGTGTCCGAGCGGGACGAGGGCCAGTCCGACGCCATCAACAAGGGCATGGCCCGGGCGAAGAAGCCGATCCTGACCTGGCTGAACGGCGACGACCTCATCCTTCCGAACCGTCTCAAGGTGGTGCGGGAGGCGTTCCGCGACCGTCCGGGCACGAAGGTCGTGGTGGGGAACGCGTACCTCACCGAGCTCGACCTGACACCGATCCACCGCTTCAACTACGCGCCGGAGCGGCTGACGTTCGGGAAGCTCCTGAACTACACGATGCACCACCTCGTACAGCCGTCGGTATTCTTCTCGCGCGAGGCGTGGCAGGCCTGCGGGCCGGTCAAGCACGAGCTGCACTACGCGATGGACGCGGACCTCTTCCTGTCGATGGCGGGACGCTTCGCCTTCGAGCACGTGCCGGTGGACGTCGCCTACAGCGTCTATCATTCGGAGTGCAAGACGCTGAAGAAGCGTGCCGAATCGCTCGCCGAACTGGCCCTTGTGCAGACCATGCACGGCGGCTTCAAGGAGGCGGAGATCACGCTCGGCCAGCTCGTCGCCCTCTACAACGAGACCAAGGCGCGGGCGGAAGCGCTGGAGGCGTCGGCCGGCGCGGGGAACGACGTCGCCCTCCTCCACCGCAAGCTCAACGCCATGGCGCGCGAGCGGCGGCACGCCCGCGACGCGCTGCTGTCCGCCAGCGCGGACCTTCCGGCATGACGCGCCCCGCCTCGATCGCGGTGCTGTCCAGCGCGCCGCACGGCGGGGCCGGGATCGCCGCCAGGCGGCTGGCGGACGCGCTCGCCGCGACGGGCGCATCCTGCGACTTCATCGACATCGAGACGCTCGGCGAGAGCGTGCCGGAGGATGCCCGCCCGTCGCGCTCGTTTTCCAACCGCACGATCTCCGACGCGCACTTCACGGTGGAGCACCCCGGCTTCTGCCGCGGCTGGTTCGTGGAGATGCTGAGCGGGTACGACATCGTCAACGTGCACTGGGCGCTCGGCCTGATCGGCCTCGAGGAGATGGCCGAGCTTGC
This genomic window from Acuticoccus sediminis contains:
- a CDS encoding CHASE2 domain-containing protein; protein product: MNAWRAIERARARGTTDLGLVAIAALVTLVLAAYSGTTGGNTLRERTFDQLTALAGVTTIDEPVVVDIDRRSLSEVGAWPWPRADLATLVGAIADAGGKALAIDILLDEPDDRSPAGLARRLTEFGVPLDVDPATLADGDTSLAKAMARIPTVLGVGLAPQEGTPVRSPPIIVRGTFVADGLWRSEGIAGPIAALRDGAAGFGALALPGSLDGTIRNVPLLVVAGRQALPGLAVELQRNAQGAPPILIDPDADVMQVGERRVPLGTGGLMRLIPVSRADRAARHVSAADVIAGNAAEIARLAGRAVILGSSAPELGGLRTGADGSLVPSIDLQADGYAQMSAGAFPIRADDALTWERVAVAVASVLALLAARFLAPLTGAIVIGALALAWIAGASVATVSMVLVDPILPAASATITFALGSLLVAAQARRQARRVQAAFEQHLSPAVVRRIAASPDTIRLKGEAREVTALFTDIEGFSAMTSAAEPEALIGLLDAYYDVITSVAVAHEGMVAKLIGDSMNVLFNVPVDLPNHPQWALDCALALAEASARFEATPEARLLGLGRTRIGLDTGRAIVGDVGGARKLDYTAHGAAVNAASRFEQANKFLGTQIVIGPGTAERLALDLKPLGRFIVRGFPEPLALHTVWPEETGEDEKAEVRRAVAALSATPLVIDKLTPQAYRALLAGEEPRIAS
- a CDS encoding Crp/Fnr family transcriptional regulator → MATVVRSSPVRAFLVANTFIGAMEEVAIDRVVMHGRAIRYAKGERLFQRDDPGDALHVVISGTVKVHNTTGEGREVVLNFLRGGDLVGEIAVLDGGPRTASASMIEAGEIFRIDRRDLMPALRESPDALVEVVGILCEKLRATSDIVETNMRKLDARFAGGLLRLCQAYGRRTANGVVIDLAANQTDLGAYLGLSRENASRQIAKLSRSGILRAEGATLVVIDEPAVARLADE
- a CDS encoding glycosyltransferase translates to MLPEPLSATAVLPFEKGFRLEKADPDLPGVSIVIPVWNAGPFLERTIRSLLMNDLAGCELILMDGGSTDMTMQVVEHYREHFTVVVSERDEGQSDAINKGMARAKKPILTWLNGDDLILPNRLKVVREAFRDRPGTKVVVGNAYLTELDLTPIHRFNYAPERLTFGKLLNYTMHHLVQPSVFFSREAWQACGPVKHELHYAMDADLFLSMAGRFAFEHVPVDVAYSVYHSECKTLKKRAESLAELALVQTMHGGFKEAEITLGQLVALYNETKARAEALEASAGAGNDVALLHRKLNAMARERRHARDALLSASADLPA